ACGAGACCAAAAATTGTTTAAAAATCAAGGTATCTCCTTTCTGATTCAATTCTGAGCGTGGTTTGAGCCACGCCTGGGGACATTTTACCTTTGAAGTTAAAGGTGACATTTTCGCTTTGAAACGACAGCAGTGATTGTAAAGATTGACAGATATTAAATGATGATTATAATATTGGAGATAGTTGGGGAGGTCTTATGGTTGATATAATTGCTATTTTAACCTTAAATCTCTTTAATGCGGATTTTGCTATAACAAATCTTAATACAATTGAGGTATATCCCTGTGTTGCCTTTGCCAACAATCAATATTATGTCTTCTGGACTGATTATCGCAACTCACCCATATATGCTTTATACGGAGCAAGAGTTTCGGCAACCGGGACTGTAATAGACTTAAACGGGAAACTCCAGTTTCAGGATAGTTGTTTTACACCGGCTGTAGCATATGACGGAACAAACTTTCTTGTGGTCTGGCGTGAGGGATGTTGAAGTTATGGTGATATCCGCGGAGTGCGTGTCACTCCGACTTGTGACCCATTAGGTTCAGCATTTTATATATATTATGACGGTCCTATCCCTGCTCAATATGCTCCAGAAATAACTTTTGGGGGTGGCAATTATTTTGTAGTCTGGCATGACTATCGGAACAATATTTATCAGATATACGGCGCCCGGGTTACACCCGGTGGTTCGGTTCTTGACCCAACAGGAATTCAAATTTCAATAGGCACAAGTCAATACTACTATTATCCTTCGGTCACCTGGGGCGGGACGAGATATTTTGTGGTTTGGGGCGTTTGTACTCCAGCACCTTATCATGTCTATGGACGTTTTGTAAATCCAGATGGATCTATGGCGAGCGATACCTTGCAATTAGCCAGTGCTTCAGCAGCTATCTATAATGTAGATGTCGCATACAGTGGGACTAATTTTATGGTCATCTGGAATGAAACGAGTTCACCATACACTTTGAAAGGTCTGTTAGTTTCAAATACGGGTGTTCCTATTGGCAGCCCATTTACAATCGCTTCCCCGGTTTATTATTTTAAGTCTTCGCGCGTTGTGTTTGACGGGATAAATTATCTCGTTACCTATTCGTACCAGGTAG
This portion of the candidate division WOR-3 bacterium genome encodes:
- a CDS encoding T9SS type A sorting domain-containing protein: MRVTPTCDPLGSAFYIYYDGPIPAQYAPEITFGGGNYFVVWHDYRNNIYQIYGARVTPGGSVLDPTGIQISIGTSQYYYYPSVTWGGTRYFVVWGVCTPAPYHVYGRFVNPDGSMASDTLQLASASAAIYNVDVAYSGTNFMVIWNETSSPYTLKGLLVSNTGVPIGSPFTIASPVYYFKSSRVVFDGINYLVTYSYQVGGIYQLWGVKYNTSGLQVGSAFRISPSTNNIYYADVVPGANNRYLNVWSEYISSQYDIRGNIDIEIVWVEETEQEGISKIKIPSIIKKDIVLPEFSGKTVYLYDASGRNIARTDNGYFDFSKLRSGVYFIRLPEAVTYKVIKIE